Proteins from a genomic interval of Papaver somniferum cultivar HN1 chromosome 4, ASM357369v1, whole genome shotgun sequence:
- the LOC113271893 gene encoding histone-lysine N-methyltransferase, H3 lysine-9 specific SUVH6-like translates to MVESLKRSSPTMGVSVDGVTCVRDKYKRRKVSATRDFPKDCGRCAANLSIKNVEEPLVSDHSKSMDQKELITPLKGGKTKDIELSKSLKDQMESEEPIMGEFQPQPAMDAVTKDASVPSKVADRAETSCLNLGRLCRKFPPRRTVSAVRDYPIGWSNVPRLSNESLMDTSADNDSSSDRENKQPKQMVEADSRLTGENVQDDLRSNLKRSVMKNFVENVRVASDRIMTTKDDHFEVGPTAEENDFKSQVTSNIDESNTNPSSSVPKSPQSTLSVNPLGSPASNDDNVVTRNKVRDTLRLFHETYRKATREEESKVKVPGTHSKRIDLVTVEELKKEEKWVNTGGKIVGHVPGVEVGDEFQFRVELALIGLHGPFQAGIDFVNKDGKYLATSVVSSGVYDDIDNFDVLVYSGHGGNPSGENKKAEDQKLQRGNLALKNSVDERTPVRVIRGFKEMKRPDSPDTRSKLVTTYTYDGLYLAERYWQEKGRHGNNVYMFELRRIPGQPELALREIQNSKRSNVREGLCVDDISQGQEKMRISAVNTVDSEKPPQFKYITKMNYPSRHNVIPLEGGCGCKNGCSDSKKCLCAVRNGGDIPFNRNGALVEVKHPQSLYECGPLCKCPTSCHNRVSQHGIKFQLEIFKTKSKGWGVRSLSSIPSGSFICEYTGELLSEKEADQNTGFDEYLFDLARSKSSNQSPEDDSQSTSISDENVEDGEGFTINALEYGNVSRFINHSCSPNVVAQNVLYDHDDKRMPHIMLFAADNIPPLQELTYDYNYELGSVHDSTGNIKIKECYCSSIECRKRMY, encoded by the coding sequence ATGGTGGAATCTTTAAAGCGGTCATCACCGACAATGGGGGTTTCAGTTGATGGCGTAACCTGCGTTCGTGATAAGTATAAACGGCGAAAAGTCTCGGCCACAAGAGATTTTCCGAAAGATTGTGGTAGATGTGCTGCAAATTTGAGTATTAAAAATGTTGAAGAGCCTCTAGTTTCAGACCATTCCAAGTCTATGGATCAGAAGGAGTTGATTACTCCATTAAAAGGTGGAAAAACCAAAGATATTGAAttgtcaaaatctttgaaagACCAGATGGAATCTGAAGAACCTATAATGGGTGAGTTTCAACCTCAGCCGGCAATGGATGCTGTTACCAAAGATGCATCTGTGCCTTCGAAAGTTGCGGATCGAGCTGAAACGTCCTGTTTAAATTTGGGAAGACTTTGTAGAAAATTtcctcctagaagaacagtttcAGCTGTCCGAGATTATCCGATTGGATGGAGCAATGTTCCAAGATTAAGTAACGAGTCTTTGATGGACACAAGTGCGGATAATGATAGCTCAAGTGATAGagaaaataaacaaccaaaacaGATGGTTGAGGCTGATTCTAGGCTAACTGGAGAAAATGTTCAGGATGATCTGAGAAGCAATTTGAAAAGGAGTGTTATGAAAAACTTTGTGGAAAATGTTAGAGTTGCGTCAGATCGAATTATGACAACAAAGGATGACCATTTTGAAGTCGGACCAACCGCAGAGGAGAATGATTTCAAGTCACAAGTCACAAGTAACATAGATGAATCAAACACAAATCCTTCATCGTCAGTTCCAAAGTCACCACAATCAACTTTGAGTGTGAATCCGTTAGGGAGTCCAGCCTCTAACGATGATAACGTTGTAACTCGCAACAAGGTTAGAGATACTCTTCGTTTATTTCATGAAACGTACAGGAAGGCTACACGAGAAGAGGAATCAAAGGTGAAGGTGCCCGGAACTCATTCCAAGAGGATTGATTTGGTAACGGTCGAAGAGTTGAAGAAAGAGGAGAAGTGGGTGAACACCGGTGGTAAAATAGTGGGGCATGTACCAGGGGTTGAGGTTGGAGACGAGTTCCAATTCAGGGTGGAGCTTGCTCTCATTGGTCTTCATGGACCTTTTCAGGCTGGTATCGATTTTGTAAACAAAGATGGCAAATATCTGGCAACAAGTGTTGTGTCCTCTGGAGTTTACGATGACATTGATAATTTTGATGTATTGGTATATTCTGGTCATGGAGGAAACCCATCTGGCGAGAATAAGAAAGCTGAAGATCAAAAGCTTCAGCGGGGAAACCTTGCTCTAAAGAATAGTGTAGATGAGAGAACTCCAGTTAGGGTTATTCGTGGATTTAAAGAAATGAAAAGACCTGATTCTCCTGACACAAGGAGCAAGTTGGTTACGACGTACACTTATGATGGGTTGTACTTGGCTGAACGTTATTGGCAAGAGAAGGGACGCCATGGTAATAATGTCTACATGTTTGAACTGAGAAGAATTCCAGGGCAACCCGAGCTTGCTCTAAGAGAAATACAAAATTCGAAAAGATCGAATGTACGTGAAGGTCTTTGTGTAGATGATATATCACAAGGCCAGGAGAAGATGCGAATCAGTGCCGTGAACACAGTAGACAGCGAAAAACCACCTCAATTTAAGTATATTACCAAAATGAATTACCCATCAAGGCACAATGTTATTCCCCTCGAGGGGGGTTGTGGATGCAAGAATGGATGCTCTGATTCAAAGAAATGTCTTTGTGCAGTAAGGAATGGAGGAGATATCCCATTTAATCGGAATGGCGCTCTTGTGGAAGTGAAGCATCCCCAAAGTCTTTATGAATGTGGACCGCTTTGTAAGTGTCCTACATCATGTCATAATAGAGTTAGCCAACACGGCATCAAGTTTCAATTGGAGATCTTCAAAACTAAGTCAAAGGGATGGGGAGTTAGATCCTTGAGCTCGATACCCTCTGGAAGCTTCATTTGTGAGTACACGGGGGAGCTCCTTTCGGAAAAGGAAGCAGATCAAAATACTGGATTCGACGAGTATCTTTTTGATCTTGCGAGGAGTAAAAGCAGCAACCAAAGTCCGGAAGATGACTCGCAATCAACTAGTATCTCGGACGAAAATGTGGAAGATGGGGAGGGTTTCACCATTAATGCCCTTGAGTATGGAAATGTTAGTAGATTTATCAACCATAGTTGTTCACCTAACGTTGTCGCCCAAAATGTTCTTTATGACCATGATGACAAGAGGATGCCGCATATAATGCTATTTGCTGCTGACAACATCCCTCCGTTGCAAGAATTGACATATGATTATAACTATGAGTTAGGCTCAGTGCATGATTCCACGGGAAATATAAAGATAAAGGAATGTTACTGTAGTTCTATAGAGTGCAGGAAAAGGATGTATTAA